The following proteins are encoded in a genomic region of Mycolicibacterium rutilum:
- a CDS encoding UPF0182 family protein, with amino-acid sequence MGMRPAARMPMLTRRSRILIGVGVFALVLVLFGQRLIDTYVNWLWFGELGYRSVFTTVLVTQIILFLVVALLIGVILFAGMALAYRTRPVFVPTNGPNDPVARYRTAVMTRLRLVGIGVPALIGLFVGLFAVGQWETVQLFLHGNNFGINDPQFGKDLGFYAFDLPFYRLVLNYLFVATFLAFIANLLGHYLFGGIRLSGRAGALSRAARIQLITLVGVLMLLKAVAYWLDRYELLSHTRGGKPFTGAGYTDINAVLPAKLILMAIAIICAAAVFSAIVLRDLRIPAIGVVLLLLSSMVVGAGWPLVVEQFSVKPNAAQKESEYISRSIAATRQAYGLTDEVVTYRDYSGDAQATAQQVAADRATTSNIRLLDPTIVSPAFTQFQQGKNFYYFPDQLSMDRYVGRDGNLRDFVVAARELNPDRLIDNQRDWINRHSVYTHGNGFIASPANTVRGVANDPNQNGGYPEFLASVVGPNGQVISPGPAPLDQPRIYYGPVIANTPADYAIVGENGAPREYDYETNTETRNYTYTGRGGVPIGNWLARSVFAAKFAERNFLFSNVIGENSKILFNRDPADRVEAVAPWLTTDTSVYPAIVNKRMVWIVDGYTTLDNYPYSELTTLSSATADSNEVAINRLAPDKQVSYIRNSVKATVDAYDGTVTLYAQDEQDPVLHAWMNVFPGTIKPKSDITPELQQHLRYPEDMFKVQRALLAKYHVDDPITFFSTSDFWDVPLDPNPTASSYQPPYYIVAKDLAANDSSPSFQLTSAMNRFRRDFLAAYISASSDPDTYGKLTVLTIPGQVNGPKLAFNAISTDTAVSQDLGVIGRDNQNRIRWGNLLTLPVAQGGLLYVAPVYASPGASDAASSYPRLIRVAMMYNDKVGYGPTVRDALTELFGPGADATATGPAPLAGAGGQPAAQPPADGQPPTGRPPANQEGRAPEVPTPAAVPPGGPVELSGAKAAALQEVNSALDALREAQQGGDFAEYGEALQRLDDAMSKYQSAG; translated from the coding sequence GTGGGTATGCGGCCCGCGGCACGAATGCCGATGCTGACACGACGTAGCCGGATCCTCATCGGGGTGGGGGTCTTCGCCCTGGTGTTGGTGTTGTTCGGGCAGCGGCTGATCGACACCTACGTCAACTGGCTGTGGTTCGGCGAACTCGGCTACCGCTCGGTGTTCACCACCGTGCTGGTCACCCAGATCATCCTGTTCCTGGTGGTGGCGTTGCTGATCGGCGTCATCCTGTTCGCCGGGATGGCCCTGGCCTACCGCACCCGCCCGGTGTTCGTGCCGACCAACGGGCCCAACGACCCGGTCGCCCGGTACCGGACCGCGGTGATGACCCGGCTGCGGCTGGTCGGCATCGGGGTGCCCGCACTGATCGGGTTGTTCGTCGGGCTGTTCGCGGTCGGGCAGTGGGAGACGGTGCAGCTCTTCCTGCACGGCAACAACTTCGGGATCAACGACCCGCAGTTCGGCAAGGATCTCGGCTTCTACGCGTTCGACCTGCCGTTCTACCGGCTGGTGCTGAACTACCTGTTCGTCGCGACGTTCCTGGCGTTCATCGCGAACCTGTTGGGCCACTACCTGTTCGGCGGCATCCGGTTGTCCGGTCGCGCCGGCGCGCTCAGCCGCGCCGCCCGCATCCAGCTGATCACCCTGGTCGGTGTCCTGATGCTGCTCAAGGCCGTCGCCTACTGGCTGGACCGCTACGAGCTGCTCAGCCACACGCGCGGCGGTAAGCCGTTCACCGGCGCCGGCTACACCGACATCAATGCCGTGCTGCCCGCCAAGCTGATCCTGATGGCGATCGCGATCATCTGCGCCGCCGCGGTGTTCTCGGCGATCGTGCTGCGCGATCTGCGCATCCCCGCGATCGGCGTGGTGCTGCTGCTGCTGTCGTCGATGGTGGTCGGCGCCGGCTGGCCGCTGGTCGTCGAGCAGTTCAGCGTCAAACCGAATGCGGCGCAGAAGGAAAGCGAATACATCAGCCGCAGCATCGCCGCCACCAGACAGGCCTACGGGCTGACCGACGAAGTGGTCACCTACCGCGACTACAGCGGCGACGCGCAGGCGACCGCCCAGCAGGTCGCCGCCGACCGCGCGACGACCTCGAACATCCGTCTGCTCGACCCGACGATCGTCAGCCCCGCGTTCACCCAGTTCCAGCAGGGCAAGAACTTCTACTACTTCCCCGACCAGCTGTCGATGGACCGCTACGTCGGCCGCGACGGCAACCTGCGCGACTTCGTGGTCGCCGCCCGCGAGTTGAACCCGGACCGGTTGATCGACAACCAGCGCGACTGGATCAACCGCCATTCCGTCTACACCCACGGCAACGGGTTCATCGCCTCGCCGGCCAACACCGTGCGCGGGGTGGCCAACGACCCCAACCAGAACGGCGGCTACCCCGAGTTCCTGGCCAGCGTGGTCGGCCCCAACGGTCAGGTGATCTCACCGGGTCCCGCCCCGCTCGACCAGCCGCGCATCTACTACGGGCCGGTCATCGCCAACACCCCGGCCGACTACGCGATCGTCGGGGAGAACGGCGCCCCGCGCGAATACGACTACGAGACCAACACCGAGACCCGCAACTACACCTACACCGGCCGCGGCGGCGTGCCGATCGGCAACTGGCTGGCGCGCTCGGTGTTCGCCGCGAAGTTCGCCGAGCGGAACTTCCTGTTCTCCAACGTGATCGGCGAGAACAGCAAGATCCTGTTCAACCGCGACCCGGCAGACCGGGTGGAGGCGGTGGCACCGTGGCTGACCACCGACACCAGCGTGTACCCCGCGATCGTCAACAAGCGGATGGTGTGGATCGTCGACGGCTACACCACGTTGGACAACTACCCGTACTCGGAGTTGACGACGCTGTCGAGCGCCACCGCCGACTCCAATGAGGTGGCGATCAACCGGCTGGCCCCGGACAAGCAGGTGTCCTACATCCGCAACTCGGTCAAGGCCACCGTCGACGCCTACGACGGAACGGTGACGCTCTACGCGCAGGACGAGCAGGATCCCGTGCTGCACGCCTGGATGAACGTGTTCCCTGGCACGATCAAACCCAAGAGCGACATCACCCCCGAACTGCAGCAGCATCTGCGCTACCCCGAGGACATGTTCAAGGTGCAGCGCGCGCTGTTGGCCAAGTACCACGTCGATGACCCGATCACGTTCTTCTCGACGTCGGACTTCTGGGACGTGCCGCTGGATCCGAACCCGACGGCCAGCAGCTACCAGCCGCCGTACTACATCGTCGCCAAAGACCTTGCAGCCAACGACAGTTCGCCGTCGTTCCAGTTGACCAGCGCGATGAACCGGTTCCGTCGCGACTTCCTGGCGGCTTACATCAGCGCCAGTTCGGATCCCGACACCTACGGCAAGCTCACGGTGCTGACCATTCCCGGTCAGGTCAACGGTCCGAAGCTGGCGTTCAACGCGATCAGCACCGACACCGCGGTCAGCCAGGACCTCGGCGTCATCGGCCGCGACAACCAGAACCGCATCCGGTGGGGCAACCTGCTGACACTGCCGGTGGCCCAAGGCGGATTGCTCTATGTCGCACCGGTGTACGCGTCGCCGGGCGCCAGTGATGCGGCGTCGTCGTATCCGCGCCTGATCCGTGTGGCGATGATGTACAACGACAAGGTCGGCTACGGGCCGACGGTGCGCGACGCGCTCACCGAGTTGTTCGGTCCCGGCGCCGACGCCACCGCGACCGGGCCCGCGCCGTTGGCCGGCGCGGGTGGCCAGCCCGCCGCGCAGCCGCCCGCCGACGGTCAACCGCCGACAGGACGGCCGCCGGCCAACCAGGAGGGCCGGGCTCCGGAGGTGCCCACCCCCGCCGCGGTGCCGCCGGGCGGACCGGTGGAGTTGTCGGGTGCGAAAGCCGCTGCGCTGCAGGAGGTCAACTCCGCGCTCGACGCGCTGCGGGAGGCGCAGCAGGGTGGCGATTTCGCTGAGTACGGTGAAGCGCTGCAGCGTCTCGACGACGCGATGAGCAAGTACCAGTCGGCGGGCTGA
- a CDS encoding YlbL family protein, with protein MNRRTLTLLVALVPILVFGLLVSVVTVPYVSLGPGPTFNTLGEIDGKEVVDIEGTDVYPTTGHLNMTTVSQRDQLTLGQAMALWLSGREQLVPRDLVYPPDKTREEVEEANTTDFRQSEDSAEYAALLYLKYPMSVTVENVNDDGPSAGKLEDGDAIDAVNGKPVANLEQFQALLTDTKPGDTVVLDYRRKDAAPGVATITLGKHPERDQGYLGIGVLDAPWAPFFIQFNLANIGGPSAGLMFSLAVVDKLTTGDLNDGQFVAGTGTITGDGEVGSIGGITHKMLAAREAGATMFLVPADNCEEAKTAPQEGLELVKVDTLATAVDALKTLSAGGERPHC; from the coding sequence GTGAACAGGCGGACTCTGACGTTGCTCGTCGCGCTCGTCCCGATCCTCGTCTTCGGGCTGCTGGTGTCGGTGGTGACGGTGCCCTACGTGTCGCTGGGCCCGGGGCCGACGTTCAACACCCTCGGCGAGATCGACGGTAAAGAGGTCGTCGACATCGAGGGCACCGACGTCTATCCCACGACCGGGCACCTCAACATGACCACGGTGTCGCAGCGCGACCAGCTCACCCTGGGCCAGGCGATGGCGCTGTGGCTGTCGGGCCGCGAACAGCTGGTGCCGCGCGACCTGGTGTATCCGCCGGACAAGACCCGCGAAGAGGTCGAAGAGGCCAACACCACCGACTTCCGCCAGTCCGAGGACAGCGCCGAGTACGCCGCGCTGCTCTACCTCAAGTACCCGATGTCGGTCACCGTGGAGAACGTCAACGACGACGGGCCGTCGGCGGGCAAGCTCGAGGACGGCGACGCGATCGACGCCGTCAACGGCAAGCCGGTCGCCAACCTCGAGCAGTTCCAGGCGCTGCTCACCGACACCAAACCCGGCGACACCGTCGTGCTGGACTACCGCCGCAAGGACGCCGCGCCCGGCGTCGCGACGATCACGCTGGGCAAGCACCCCGAACGCGACCAGGGCTACCTGGGCATCGGGGTGCTCGACGCGCCGTGGGCGCCGTTCTTCATCCAGTTCAACCTCGCCAACATCGGCGGCCCCTCGGCAGGCCTGATGTTCTCGCTGGCCGTGGTGGACAAGCTGACCACCGGCGACCTCAACGACGGCCAGTTCGTCGCAGGCACCGGCACCATCACCGGCGACGGCGAGGTCGGCTCGATCGGCGGCATCACCCACAAGATGCTGGCCGCCCGCGAAGCCGGCGCGACGATGTTCCTGGTGCCGGCCGACAACTGCGAGGAAGCCAAGACCGCACCGCAGGAAGGCCTCGAACTGGTCAAGGTCGACACCCTGGCGACCGCCGTCGACGCCCTGAAGACGTTGTCCGCCGGTGGCGAACGACCGCACTGCTAG
- a CDS encoding zinc-dependent metalloprotease: MADLPFGFSSGDDPERDKRKKDPDGGSGDPFGMGFAGGSEFDMSQLGQIFSKLGEMFSGAGGAMAGGKQAGPVNYDLARQLASSQIGFVAPVPESTSSAIGDAVRLAETWLDGVTALPAGTSKAVAWTPTDWIDNTLERWKRLCDPVAEQISTVWASTLPEEARSMAGPLLSMMTQMGGMAFGSQLGQALGKLSREVLTSTDVGLPLGPKGVAALMPEAIESLSEGLEQPRSEILTFLAAREAAHHRLFSHVPWLSSQLLNAVEAFAKGMKIDMSGIEELAAGFNPAALADPSQLEQLLNQGIFEPKATPEQTAALERLETLLALIEGWVQTVVAEALGDRIPGTSALAEMLRRRRATGGPAEQTFATLVGLELRPRKMREAAVLWERLTQAVGADARDAVWQHPDLLPSPQDLDEPAGFIDRMVGGDTSGMDSAIEEAIADLEKDLQDPDRGKDDPQL; this comes from the coding sequence ATGGCTGACCTGCCTTTCGGCTTCTCCTCCGGAGACGACCCCGAGCGCGACAAGCGCAAGAAAGACCCCGACGGTGGGTCCGGGGACCCCTTCGGCATGGGTTTTGCAGGCGGCTCCGAGTTCGACATGAGCCAGCTGGGCCAGATCTTCAGCAAGCTCGGCGAGATGTTCAGCGGCGCCGGCGGCGCGATGGCCGGCGGCAAGCAGGCCGGCCCTGTCAACTACGACCTGGCCCGGCAGCTGGCGTCCAGCCAGATCGGCTTCGTCGCCCCGGTGCCGGAGTCGACCAGTTCCGCGATCGGTGACGCCGTGCGGCTGGCCGAGACCTGGCTCGACGGGGTGACCGCGCTGCCCGCCGGCACCAGCAAGGCCGTGGCGTGGACGCCGACGGACTGGATCGACAACACGCTGGAGCGCTGGAAGCGGCTGTGCGACCCGGTGGCCGAACAGATCTCGACGGTGTGGGCGTCGACGCTGCCGGAGGAGGCCAGGAGCATGGCCGGTCCGCTGCTGTCGATGATGACGCAGATGGGCGGGATGGCGTTCGGCTCCCAGCTCGGTCAGGCGCTGGGCAAGCTGTCGCGAGAAGTGTTGACCTCCACCGACGTTGGGCTTCCGCTCGGACCCAAGGGTGTGGCGGCGCTGATGCCCGAGGCGATCGAGTCGCTGTCCGAGGGCCTCGAGCAGCCGCGCAGCGAGATCCTGACGTTCCTGGCCGCCCGGGAGGCCGCGCACCACCGGCTGTTCAGCCACGTGCCGTGGCTGTCGAGCCAGCTGCTCAACGCCGTCGAGGCGTTCGCCAAGGGCATGAAGATCGACATGAGCGGCATCGAGGAGCTGGCCGCAGGGTTCAACCCGGCCGCACTGGCCGACCCGTCGCAGCTCGAGCAGCTGCTCAATCAGGGCATCTTCGAGCCGAAGGCCACCCCCGAGCAGACCGCGGCCCTCGAGCGCCTCGAGACGCTGCTGGCGCTGATCGAGGGCTGGGTGCAGACCGTCGTCGCCGAGGCGCTGGGTGACCGTATCCCCGGCACGTCGGCGCTGGCCGAGATGCTGCGCCGGCGCCGCGCCACCGGCGGACCGGCCGAGCAGACGTTCGCGACGCTGGTCGGGCTGGAGTTGCGGCCGCGCAAGATGCGCGAGGCCGCCGTGCTGTGGGAGCGGCTGACCCAGGCGGTCGGCGCCGACGCCCGCGACGCGGTGTGGCAGCACCCGGATCTGCTGCCCAGCCCGCAGGACCTCGACGAGCCCGCGGGGTTCATCGACCGGATGGTCGGCGGCGACACCAGCGGTATGGACAGCGCCATCGAGGAGGCGATCGCCGACCTCGAGAAGGATCTGCAGGATCCCGACCGCGGCAAGGACGACCCGCAGCTCTGA